Proteins encoded within one genomic window of Salmo trutta chromosome 11, fSalTru1.1, whole genome shotgun sequence:
- the LOC115201897 gene encoding zinc finger protein 184-like: MERSEGEEDPRHCRDIQAGAPPVATEGLAAAAPQPRTRSSIMEVSGTPNAVLKSETDNETLTVTHRLLHTGSDNRSDPERLCLGPLGCPPASGSEYLPVFHHSQKTVHSRGDGDALDTGGDDPSCSYSTEMDPGNISLGLETQTDLSREDWNRYSNSVYSEGCQDKKGEGLVVDEVTVKVESDAPLIWNAEETHLREGHSQGNSSDFLDYRESLGTNLNVPTHSSLHVFRDRDPVSTSMGPSDLHSHVLLDQELNSNDRARAQAQGGGATSGNSKEKRFLCMFCNKSFSCPQNVEIHQRVHTGEKPFSCTQCHMRFTQAGTLKRHQRVHTGEKPFSCTQCHMCFTQAGHLKRHQRVHTGEKPFACTHCGKRFSERRCLRIHQQKNHSTL; this comes from the coding sequence ATGGAGaggtctgaaggagaggaggacccaCGTCACTGCAGAGACATCCAGGCTGGAGCGCCCCCTGTAGCCACGGAGGGCCTCGCTGCCGCCGCGCCCCAGCCCAGGACCCGAAGCAGCATCATGGAGGTCAGTGGAACGCCGAACGCCGTCCTCAAGTCCGAGACAGACAACGAGACTTTAACTGTAACACACAGGCTCTTACACACAGGATCTGACAACAgatcagacccagagagacttTGTCTGGGGCCACTGGGCTGTCCTCCTGCTTCCGGCTCAGAGTATTTACCGGTATTTCACCATAGCCAGAAGACAGTTCATTCCCGTGGAGATGGTGACGCGTTAGACACTGGTGGTGATGATCCGTCTTGTTCTTACTctacagagatggaccctggcaacatatccttgggtttagagacacagactgatctgtctagagaagactggaaccggtacagtaatagtgtatactctgaagggtgccAAGATAAGAAAGGGGAGGGTCTGGTCGTAGATGAGGTGACTGTGAAAGTTGAGAGTGATGCTCCTCTGATATGGAATGCAGAAGAGACTCACTTAAGAGAAGGACACTCTCAGGGCAACAGCAGTGACTTCTTAGACTACAGGGAAAGCTTAGGGACAAATCTAAATGTCCCGACCCACTCCTCTTTACACGTGTTCAGGGATCGCGACCCAGTGTCCACATCGATGGGCCCTTCCGATTTACACAGCCACGTCCTTTTAGATCAAGAATTGAACTCAAACGACAGGGCTAGAGCTCAGGCTCAGGGAGGGGGAGCCACATCAGGCAATAGTAAAGAGAAgcggttcctctgcatgttctgtaacaaaagcttcagctgcccccagaatgtggagatccaccagagggtccacacaggggagaaacccttcagctgtacccagtgtcacatgcgcttcACCCAGGCCGGTaccctgaagaggcaccagagggtccacacaggggagaaacccttcagctgtacccagtgtcacatgtGCTTCACCCAGGCTGGTCACCTAAaaaggcaccagagggtccacacaggagagaagccgttCGCCTGTACACACTGCGGGAAGAGGTTCTCTGAGAGGAGAtgcctcaggatacaccagcagaaaaaccaTTCCACTCTATAA